The Candidatus Accumulibacter similis genome has a segment encoding these proteins:
- a CDS encoding IS3 family transposase (programmed frameshift) yields the protein MTRRTRRNHTPAFKAQVALAALKSEKTLAELAQQYDIHPNQITDWKRQLTERAVQVFGDASNPASGDPDLTKLHAKIGQLTLENGFFRTCAHQGGLAERKTMIDRKHKLPVTHQCALLGLARSSAYYTPREASPEDLALMRRIDELHLEHPFAGARMLRDLLRPEGFQAGRRHIGTLMSRMGIEALYRKPNTSRRQRGDEIHPYLLRDLAVERPNQVWAADITYIPMRRGFLYLFAVIDWYSRRVLAWRLSNTLTTDFCLDAVREAIHRHGCPEIFNTDQGCQFTSGEFTGLLKAHAIRISMDGKGSWRDNVFVERLWKTVKYEEVYLKAYDSVADARANLATYVRFYNERRPHQALDGKTPDTAYFAALASAIRAAA from the exons ATGACGAGAAGGACGAGGCGGAACCACACGCCGGCATTCAAGGCGCAGGTGGCGCTGGCGGCGCTGAAGAGCGAGAAGACGCTGGCGGAGCTGGCGCAGCAGTACGACATCCACCCGAACCAGATCACGGACTGGAAGCGGCAACTGACGGAGCGTGCGGTTCAGGTTTTCGGTGACGCGAGCAATCCCGCGAGCGGTGATCCGGACTTGACGAAGCTGCACGCCAAGATTGGACAGCTGACGCTGGAGAACG GATTTTTTAGAACATGCGCTCACCAAGGCGGGCTTGCTGAGCGCAAGACGATGATTGACCGCAAGCACAAGCTCCCCGTCACGCATCAATGCGCGCTCCTCGGGCTGGCGCGTTCGAGCGCGTACTACACACCGCGCGAAGCCTCGCCGGAGGATCTGGCTTTGATGCGTCGGATCGACGAGTTGCATCTCGAGCACCCGTTCGCCGGTGCACGCATGTTGCGCGATCTGCTGCGCCCCGAGGGATTCCAGGCCGGCCGCAGGCACATCGGCACCCTGATGTCGCGTATGGGGATCGAAGCCCTCTATCGGAAGCCCAACACCTCTCGCCGGCAGCGGGGGGATGAAATTCATCCGTATCTGCTGCGCGATCTCGCGGTCGAGCGGCCCAATCAGGTGTGGGCGGCGGACATCACCTATATTCCGATGCGTCGCGGTTTCCTCTACCTGTTCGCCGTGATCGACTGGTACTCGCGGCGGGTCCTTGCCTGGCGGCTCTCCAACACCCTGACGACCGACTTCTGTCTGGACGCGGTGCGGGAAGCGATCCACCGGCACGGTTGCCCGGAGATCTTCAACACCGATCAGGGTTGCCAGTTCACCAGCGGCGAATTCACGGGTCTGCTCAAGGCGCACGCCATCCGGATCAGCATGGACGGCAAGGGCTCCTGGCGGGACAACGTCTTTGTCGAGCGCCTGTGGAAGACAGTCAAGTACGAGGAGGTGTATCTCAAGGCCTATGACAGCGTCGCCGATGCAAGAGCCAACCTGGCCACGTACGTCCGCTTCTACAACGAGCGCCGACCGCACCAAGCCCTGGACGGCAAAACGCCGGACACCGCCTACTTCGCCGCCCTCGCGTCGGCCATCCGAGCCGCGGCGTAA
- the kdpE gene encoding two-component system response regulator KdpE → MNEPLPVVLVIEDEPNIRRFIRMSLEAEGCQVYETDSMQRGLIAAGTRRPDMVVLDLGLPDGDGVDFIRDLRAWSGIPIIVLSARTTEADKVGALDSGADDYVTKPFGAAELLARVRAQLRRRSSASGNGSTVLEFGKMRVDLGKRLVERAGEHLHLTPIEYRLLAFLVTHPDSVLTHRQLLKAVWGPAHADDSHYVRVYMGLLRKKIEDDPAQPRHIITETGVGYRFVAA, encoded by the coding sequence GTGAACGAACCACTGCCCGTGGTTCTCGTCATCGAGGACGAACCCAACATCAGGCGCTTCATCAGGATGTCGCTGGAAGCAGAAGGCTGCCAGGTCTACGAGACCGACTCCATGCAGCGTGGCCTGATCGCGGCCGGCACCCGCAGACCGGACATGGTCGTGCTCGACCTTGGCCTGCCTGACGGTGATGGCGTGGATTTCATCCGCGACCTGCGCGCCTGGTCCGGTATCCCCATCATCGTGTTGTCGGCACGGACAACCGAAGCCGACAAGGTGGGTGCTCTGGACTCGGGTGCCGACGACTATGTGACGAAACCCTTTGGGGCGGCGGAACTGCTGGCTCGCGTTCGTGCACAGTTGCGACGCCGCTCCAGTGCCAGTGGCAACGGCTCTACGGTCCTTGAATTCGGCAAGATGCGTGTCGATCTTGGCAAGCGACTGGTCGAGCGAGCAGGAGAGCACCTGCATCTGACACCCATCGAGTATCGCCTGCTGGCCTTCCTGGTCACTCATCCGGACAGTGTTCTGACGCATCGCCAACTGCTCAAGGCGGTCTGGGGTCCAGCGCATGCCGACGACAGCCATTACGTCCGGGTCTATATGGGGCTGCTGCGCAAGAAGATCGAAGATGACCCGGCGCAGCCAAGACACATCATCACGGAAACCGGCGTGGGCTACCGTTTCGTTGCCGCATGA
- the kdbD gene encoding two-component system sensor histidine kinase KdbD, whose translation MKDSRPDPDRILDRIKEEEVRAARGKLKIFFGASAGVGKTYAMLSAARQQNEQGTDVVIGVVETHGRKETEALLTGLERLPLKAVAYRDRVLQEFDIDGALARKPALLLVDELAHSNVPGSRHAKRWQDVEELQSSGIDVYSTVNVQHLETLNDVVGGITGIRVWETVPDHVFDAADEVVLVDLTPDELLQRLKEGKVYLPQQAERAIQNFFRKGNLIALRELALRRTADRVDSEMIQYRRDKSVTRAWQTSESLLACIGPGDGSDRIIRSAARIAARLDVPWHVVYVETPELRHLSEKRRLQILKSLKLAQEMGSETASLSGSDAIATIIDYARDHNLSKVIVGRDHPQGWRPWKRSFADRVGKLAPDLDIIQVAREDTPADRRQEAESTGESLLDRLRAPWQSFAMSSVFCALATLIAMPLHTVFDRANIAMLFLMAVVLSAVRYGLGPAVAAAFLNVAAFDFFFVPPRFSFAVGDVQYLMTFAVMLAVGLVTAKLTADLKFQARVASRREQRVRALYEMSRDLSGALMPEQIAEISQRFAATGFGARAAIMLADERDRLHEPIQVPGGGPAVDVGISQWAFDHCAEAGCGTDTLAGSPLLYIPLKAPMRTRGVLVLEPSHARRLMAPEQRRLLDTFARLIAISLERVHYVDVARTTTVQMESERLRNSLLSAISHDLRTPLAALVALADSMSMTQPPPTGEQCEIAASMREEALRMSSLFNNLLDMARLQAGAVKLNRQWQPLEEVVGSAIKAMRSTMAGHRVDVNLADELPLLEFDAVLVERVLCNLLENAFTYTPAGSTIEIGAAPASRDQVEVWVEDDGPGLPLGKEELIFSKFERGQKESATSGVGLGLAICRAIVAAHGGTIRAESRSGGGARFVFSLPRGTPPSLDGAEEENPK comes from the coding sequence ATGAAGGACAGCCGCCCCGATCCCGATCGAATCCTCGACAGGATCAAGGAAGAGGAGGTTCGTGCCGCCCGCGGCAAGCTGAAGATCTTCTTCGGCGCTTCGGCCGGTGTCGGCAAGACCTACGCCATGCTGTCGGCCGCGCGCCAGCAGAACGAGCAAGGTACGGACGTCGTCATCGGTGTCGTCGAAACCCATGGCCGCAAGGAGACGGAAGCCCTGCTGACGGGACTGGAACGCCTGCCCCTGAAGGCGGTGGCCTACCGTGACAGGGTGTTGCAGGAGTTCGACATCGACGGGGCTCTGGCACGCAAGCCTGCCCTTCTCCTGGTCGACGAACTCGCCCATTCCAACGTGCCGGGTTCGCGCCACGCCAAGCGCTGGCAGGATGTCGAGGAACTGCAGTCGTCCGGTATCGACGTCTATTCGACCGTCAACGTGCAGCACCTGGAGACCCTCAACGACGTTGTCGGCGGGATTACCGGCATCCGGGTCTGGGAGACCGTTCCTGACCACGTCTTCGATGCCGCGGATGAAGTCGTTCTCGTCGACCTGACACCTGACGAACTGCTGCAGCGACTCAAGGAAGGCAAGGTCTATCTGCCGCAGCAGGCCGAGCGCGCGATCCAGAATTTCTTTCGCAAGGGCAATCTGATCGCGCTGCGCGAACTCGCACTGCGCCGCACCGCCGACCGCGTTGACAGCGAGATGATCCAGTATCGGCGCGACAAGTCGGTCACTCGCGCCTGGCAGACGAGTGAGTCGCTTCTCGCCTGCATCGGCCCGGGAGATGGCAGCGACCGGATCATCCGCAGCGCCGCCCGCATTGCCGCCAGGCTCGACGTGCCGTGGCACGTGGTCTACGTCGAGACGCCGGAACTGCGACATCTCTCGGAAAAGCGGCGCTTGCAGATCCTCAAGAGTCTCAAGCTGGCACAGGAGATGGGGTCGGAAACAGCCAGCCTCTCCGGCAGCGACGCGATTGCGACCATCATCGACTATGCGCGCGACCACAACCTGTCGAAGGTCATTGTCGGCCGCGACCATCCGCAGGGCTGGCGACCCTGGAAGCGCTCATTCGCTGACCGTGTCGGCAAGCTTGCACCCGATCTCGACATCATCCAGGTCGCGCGCGAGGACACGCCGGCCGACAGGCGGCAGGAGGCGGAATCAACCGGCGAGTCGCTGCTCGACCGGCTGCGCGCCCCCTGGCAGTCTTTCGCGATGAGTTCGGTGTTTTGTGCGCTGGCGACGCTCATTGCCATGCCGCTGCACACGGTGTTCGACCGTGCCAACATCGCCATGCTCTTCCTGATGGCGGTCGTTCTTTCCGCAGTCCGTTATGGTCTCGGCCCGGCAGTCGCCGCGGCCTTCCTGAATGTGGCGGCCTTCGACTTCTTCTTCGTGCCGCCGCGATTTTCGTTCGCCGTCGGCGACGTGCAATACCTGATGACTTTCGCCGTCATGCTTGCCGTCGGCCTGGTCACCGCCAAGCTGACCGCGGACCTCAAGTTCCAGGCCCGCGTCGCCAGTCGTCGCGAACAGCGGGTCAGGGCACTCTATGAAATGTCGCGCGATCTGTCTGGCGCTCTGATGCCGGAGCAGATCGCCGAAATCAGCCAGCGTTTCGCCGCTACCGGGTTCGGCGCCCGCGCCGCCATCATGCTCGCCGACGAGCGGGACCGGCTGCACGAACCGATTCAGGTGCCCGGTGGTGGGCCAGCGGTAGACGTGGGCATCAGCCAGTGGGCCTTCGACCACTGTGCCGAGGCCGGTTGCGGCACCGACACCCTCGCCGGCAGTCCCCTCCTGTATATTCCCCTCAAGGCGCCGATGCGCACGCGCGGCGTGCTGGTTCTGGAGCCGAGCCACGCGCGGCGGCTGATGGCCCCTGAGCAGCGTCGCCTCCTGGATACTTTCGCCCGGTTGATCGCCATTTCCCTCGAGCGTGTCCATTACGTCGATGTGGCGCGGACAACCACGGTGCAGATGGAGTCGGAGCGCCTGCGCAATTCGCTGCTGTCAGCGATCTCACATGATCTGCGCACGCCGCTCGCGGCGCTGGTTGCCCTGGCCGACTCGATGTCAATGACGCAGCCACCGCCGACGGGAGAGCAATGCGAGATAGCCGCGTCCATGCGCGAAGAGGCGCTGCGCATGAGTTCCCTGTTCAACAACCTGCTCGACATGGCTCGCCTGCAGGCCGGTGCAGTCAAGCTCAATCGACAATGGCAACCACTGGAGGAAGTGGTCGGCAGCGCCATCAAGGCGATGCGATCGACGATGGCTGGCCATCGGGTTGACGTCAACCTGGCGGACGAACTACCTTTGCTGGAATTTGACGCCGTACTGGTAGAACGTGTGCTGTGCAATCTCCTGGAGAACGCCTTCACATACACACCCGCCGGAAGCACGATCGAAATTGGCGCCGCGCCGGCCTCCCGCGATCAGGTGGAGGTCTGGGTCGAGGATGACGGACCCGGGCTGCCGCTTGGAAAGGAGGAACTCATCTTCAGCAAGTTCGAGCGCGGCCAGAAGGAAAGTGCGACGTCAGGAGTGGGTCTCGGGCTGGCGATCTGCCGCGCCATTGTCGCTGCGCATGGTGGCACCATTCGGGCAGAAAGCCGCAGCGGTGGTGGAGCACGCTTCGTGTTCTCCCTGCCGCGTGGCACTCCACCTTCACTGGATGGCGCTGAGGAGGAAAACCCGAAGTGA
- the kdpB gene encoding potassium-transporting ATPase subunit KdpB, which produces MTRRTFSLFDPALVTPAIVDSFRKLDPRVQWRNPVMFVVFIGSILTTLAAVPALGGPGQESTAFVLGVAIWLWFTVLFANFAEALAEGRSKAQAASLRGLKKETWAKRLSAPRADAEWHTVPADDLRVGNVVLVTTGETIPADGEVIEGVASVDESAITGESAPVIRESGGDFSAVTGGTRVLSDWLVVRVTVNPGETFVDRMIAMVETAKRQKTPNEIALAILLAALTIVFLGVTATLLPFSRFSVAVAGSGSPVSITVLIALLVCLIPTTIAGLLSAVGVAGMSRMMQANVIATSGRAVEAAGDVDVLLLDKTGTITLGNRQAAAFLPADGVSEAELADAAQLASLADETPEGRSIVVLAKQRFNLRERDVHALEAQFVHFSAQTRMSGVDVPGRQIRKGATDAIRQHVEGLGGAMPQSVLTAVDAAARRGSTPLVVADDTRVLGVVELKDVVKGGIKERFAELRQMGIKTVMITGDNRLTAAAIAAEAGVDDFLSEATPEAKLALIRRYQSEGRLVAMTGDGTNDAPALAQADVAVAMNTGTQAAKEAGNMVDLDSNPTKLIEVVETGKQMLMTRGALTTFSVANDVAKYFAIVPAAFVSTYPALAALNVMGLASPASAILSAVIFNALIIIALIPLALKGIRYHAVGAATLLRRNLAIYGLGGLVAPFIGIKLIDMALAAAGLA; this is translated from the coding sequence ATGACACGCAGGACCTTTTCCCTTTTCGACCCGGCGCTCGTCACGCCGGCCATCGTCGACTCGTTCCGCAAGCTGGATCCACGCGTGCAGTGGCGCAATCCGGTCATGTTCGTCGTCTTCATCGGCTCGATCCTGACCACACTCGCCGCGGTCCCGGCGCTCGGCGGCCCGGGCCAGGAGTCGACGGCGTTCGTCCTCGGCGTCGCGATCTGGCTGTGGTTTACCGTGCTCTTCGCCAACTTCGCGGAAGCACTCGCCGAAGGGCGCAGCAAGGCGCAGGCGGCGTCACTGCGCGGCCTGAAGAAGGAAACCTGGGCGAAGCGGTTGAGCGCCCCGCGCGCCGACGCCGAGTGGCACACGGTTCCCGCGGACGACCTGCGCGTCGGCAACGTCGTCCTGGTCACCACCGGCGAAACGATTCCCGCTGACGGCGAGGTGATCGAAGGCGTCGCCTCGGTCGATGAATCGGCAATCACCGGCGAATCGGCGCCGGTCATCCGCGAATCAGGCGGTGATTTCTCGGCGGTCACCGGCGGCACGCGCGTGCTCTCCGACTGGCTCGTCGTGCGCGTCACCGTCAATCCCGGCGAGACCTTCGTCGATCGGATGATCGCCATGGTCGAGACGGCGAAGCGGCAAAAGACACCGAACGAAATCGCGCTGGCGATCCTGCTGGCGGCCCTGACCATCGTTTTCCTCGGCGTCACCGCGACCCTGCTGCCCTTCTCCCGGTTCAGCGTTGCGGTGGCCGGGTCGGGTTCGCCGGTCAGCATCACGGTCCTCATCGCGCTGCTGGTGTGCCTGATTCCGACCACCATCGCCGGCCTGCTTTCGGCCGTCGGCGTCGCCGGCATGAGCCGCATGATGCAGGCCAACGTCATCGCCACGTCCGGCCGCGCGGTCGAAGCCGCCGGCGACGTCGACGTGCTGCTGCTCGACAAGACCGGCACGATCACGCTGGGCAATCGCCAGGCGGCGGCCTTCCTGCCCGCCGACGGGGTCAGCGAGGCCGAACTCGCCGACGCAGCGCAACTGGCGTCGCTCGCCGACGAAACGCCCGAGGGGCGCAGCATCGTCGTTCTCGCCAAGCAGCGCTTCAATCTGCGCGAGCGCGATGTGCATGCGCTCGAAGCGCAGTTCGTGCACTTCTCGGCGCAAACACGGATGAGCGGCGTCGATGTGCCCGGGCGGCAGATTCGCAAAGGCGCAACCGATGCCATCCGCCAGCATGTCGAGGGCCTCGGTGGCGCCATGCCACAGTCCGTGCTGACGGCCGTGGACGCGGCGGCACGCCGCGGCAGCACGCCGCTGGTGGTGGCCGATGACACGCGCGTGCTCGGCGTCGTCGAACTGAAGGACGTCGTCAAGGGCGGCATCAAGGAACGCTTCGCCGAACTGCGGCAGATGGGGATCAAGACGGTGATGATCACTGGCGACAACCGCCTGACGGCAGCTGCAATCGCCGCCGAGGCCGGCGTCGATGATTTTCTTTCGGAAGCGACACCGGAAGCCAAGCTGGCGCTGATCCGCCGGTACCAGAGCGAAGGCCGTCTGGTGGCGATGACCGGCGACGGCACCAATGACGCACCGGCCCTGGCCCAGGCCGACGTCGCCGTGGCGATGAATACCGGCACGCAGGCCGCGAAGGAAGCCGGCAACATGGTCGACCTCGACTCGAACCCGACCAAGCTGATCGAAGTCGTCGAGACCGGCAAGCAGATGTTGATGACGCGCGGCGCGCTGACCACCTTCAGCGTCGCCAACGATGTCGCCAAGTATTTCGCAATCGTTCCGGCCGCCTTCGTCAGCACCTATCCGGCGCTTGCGGCACTCAACGTGATGGGTCTGGCCAGCCCGGCCTCGGCGATCCTCTCGGCGGTCATCTTCAACGCCCTGATCATCATCGCGCTGATTCCGCTGGCCCTCAAGGGTATCCGCTATCACGCCGTCGGCGCCGCCACCCTGCTGCGTCGCAATCTGGCGATCTACGGCCTCGGTGGCCTGGTCGCCCCCTTTATCGGCATCAAGCTGATCGACATGGCGCTGGCCGCCGCCGGTCTTGCCTGA
- the kdpC gene encoding potassium-transporting ATPase subunit KdpC, with the protein MKALLRPALSLFALLSVVTGLVYPMLVTAVARIAFPDAAAGSLIIRDGKPIGSALVGQNFSDPKYFWGRPSATAPQPYNAAASAGSNQGPLNPSLADAVKARVAALRAADPGNQRPVPIDLVTASASGLDPHISPAAADYQVERVARTRHLEAKAVRQLVAENTEGRDLGVFGEPRVHVLNLNLALDAHAR; encoded by the coding sequence ATGAAAGCGTTGCTGCGCCCTGCCCTCTCCCTGTTCGCGTTGTTGTCGGTCGTGACCGGTCTCGTCTATCCGATGCTGGTGACCGCCGTGGCGCGGATCGCCTTTCCCGATGCCGCCGCCGGCAGCCTGATCATCCGGGATGGCAAGCCGATCGGCTCGGCGCTGGTCGGCCAGAACTTCAGCGATCCGAAGTACTTCTGGGGCCGCCCGTCGGCAACAGCGCCCCAGCCCTACAATGCTGCCGCATCAGCGGGCTCGAACCAGGGGCCCCTGAACCCGAGCCTCGCCGATGCCGTCAAGGCTCGGGTTGCGGCGCTGCGCGCCGCCGATCCGGGCAACCAGCGACCGGTACCGATCGACCTGGTCACCGCTTCGGCAAGCGGCCTCGACCCACACATCAGCCCGGCCGCTGCCGACTACCAGGTGGAGCGCGTCGCCCGCACCCGCCACCTTGAAGCAAAGGCCGTGCGGCAACTCGTCGCCGAGAATACCGAGGGTCGCGACCTCGGCGTCTTCGGGGAACCGCGCGTCCATGTCCTGAACCTCAACCTCGCCCTCGATGCACACGCGCGCTGA